One window of Camelina sativa cultivar DH55 chromosome 4, Cs, whole genome shotgun sequence genomic DNA carries:
- the LOC104782690 gene encoding probable protein kinase At2g41970: protein MFCCSGADEDPAGPPANQYAAPPNKAGNPNFGGGNRGEPRNPNAARPGAPAKVLPIEIPSVALDELNRMAGNFGNKALIGEGSYGRVFCGKFKGEAVAIKKLDASSSEGPDSDFTSQLSVVSRLKNDHFVELLGYCLEANNRILIYQFATKGSLHDVLHGRKGVQGAEPGPVLNWNQRVKIAYGAAKGLEFLHEKVQPPIVHRDVRSSNVLLFDDFVAKMADFNLTNASSDTAARLHSTRVLGTFGYHAPEYAMTGQITQKSDVYSFGVVLLELLTGRKPVDHTMPKGQQSLVTWATPRLSEDKVKQCIDPKLNNDFPPKAVAKLAAVAALCVQYEADFRPNMTIVVKALQPLLNSKPAGPDSTS from the exons ATGTTCTGTTGCAGTGGTGCGGATGAGGACCCCGCCGGTCCGCCCGCAAACCAGTATGCAGCCCCTCCTAACAAAGCCGGGAATCCCAATTTTGGCG GTGGGAATAGAGGGGAACCGAGGAATCCAAACGCAGCGAGACCAGGAGCTCCTGCAAAGGTTTTGCCCATAGAGATTCCTTCTGTTGCATTGGATGAGTTGAACAGAATGGCGGGTAACTTCGGCAACAAGGCACTCATTGGTGAAGGTTCTTATGGACGTGTCTTCTGCGGCAAGTTTAAGGGAGAAGCTGTTGCTATTAAGAAACTTGATGCTAGCTCTTCTGAAGGACCCGACTCCGATTTCACCTCACAG TTATCGGTGGTATCTCGGCTCAAAAACGACCATTTTGTGGAGTTGCTTGGGTACTGCTTGGAGGCAAATAACCGCATTCTCATCTACCAGTTTGCAACCAAAGGTTCTTTACACGATGTACTACATG GGAGAAAGGGAGTGCAAGGGGCTGAACCAGGACCAGTTCTGAACTGGAACCAAAGGGTGAAGATCGCATACGGAGCAGCCAAAGGGCTTGAGTTCCTTCACGAGAAGGTCCAGCCACCAATAGTCCACAGGGACGTGAGGTCGAGCAATGTCTTGTTGTTTGATGACTTTGTGGCCAAAATGGCTGATTTCAACTTGACCAATGCTTCCTCCGATACCGCGGCTAGGCTTCACTCTACTCGTGTTTTGGGAACGTTCGGCTATCACGCTCCAGA GTATGCAATGACAGGACAAATAACGCAGAAGAGTGATGTGTATAGTTTTGGTGTTGTGCTATTGGAGCTCTTGACAGGAAGAAAACCCGTAGATCATACCATGCCTAAAGGTCAACAAAGTCTTGTTACTTGG GCAACTCCAAGACTAAGTGAAGACAAAGTGAAACAATGTATAGATCCGAAGCTTAACAATGACTTCCCTCCCAAAGCAGTCGCGAAG TTGGCAGCGGTGGCGGCCTTGTGTGTTCAGTACGAGGCAGATTTTCGACCAAACATGACCATCGTTGTCAAGGCACTTCAGCCTCTTCTTAACTCTAAGCCGGCTGGTCCTGATTCTACTTCCTAA
- the LOC104782684 gene encoding zinc finger protein 8-like produces the protein MEETNGRRETHDFMNVNVESFSQLPFIRRTPPKEKAAIIRLFGQELVGDNSENISADSSDQTSTKNDESSENIKDKEKDKDKEKDRDKDKDKDNNNNRRFECHYCFRNFPTSQALGGHQNAHKRERQHAKRGSMTSYLHHHHQPDPHHVYGFLNSHHHRHYPSWTSEPRYYGGGGHQTSSYYSRSTLPPPPPSNIPPTINGSPLGLWRVPPSTSANTIHHGVYSASPASVFRTHEQETTKEPHWPYRLMKPNVQDHVSLDLHL, from the coding sequence ATGGAAGAAACCAATGGACGAAGAGAAACTCACGATTTCATGAACGTCAACGTTGAATCTTTCTCGCAGCTTCCTTTCATCCGCCGTACTCCGCCCAAAGAAAAAGCAGCCATTATTCGTCTCTTCGGCCAAGAGCTCGTCGGAGATAACTCCGAGAACATATCTGCAGATTCTTCTGACCAAACGTCTACCAAGAACGATGAGAGCTCTGAGAATATCAAGGACAAGGAAAAGGACAAGGACAAGGAGAAAGACAGAGACAAAGACAAggacaaagacaacaacaacaacaggagATTCGAGTGTCACTACTGCTTCAGAAACTTCCCTACTTCTCAAGCCCTAGGTGGACATCAAAACGCTCACAAACGCGAACGTCAACACGCCAAACGCGGTTCCATGACTTCATaccttcaccatcatcatcagccTGACCCTCACCACGTCTACGGCTTCCTCAACAGCCACCACCACCGTCACTACCCCTCGTGGACGTCGGAGCCTAGATACTACGGTGGAGGAGGACATCAAACATCGTCGTATTATTCAAGGAgtactcttcctcctcctccaccttctaATATCCCACCGACAATAAACGGAAGTCCATTAGGTTTGTGGCGTGTACCGCCTTCCACGTCAGCAAACACTATTCATCATGGCGTTTACTCAGCTTCACCAGCTTCAGTGTTTAGGACGCATGAGCAAGAGACGACTAAGGAGCCTCACTGGCCGTACAGATTGATGAAACCCAATGTACAAGATCATGTGAGTCTCGATCTTCATCTTTga
- the LOC104782686 gene encoding uncharacterized protein LOC104782686 gives MPYKNSGCYLLLLLLLPRFSTETVILSMSSLSFPSSSSSALLPSLFAFDSSRIVSLQPKKLTRLQSHFFTPKQHVSFPQSNVSGYRAFCVSSSTSPPEGTVSVVDFHEKDWSFLESMETDSTEHTQKIEKIIKAGEISESSRVLVSISSEAFVDRLVESSSPTQLLLIVHDSLFTLACVKEKYDKVKCWQGEMIYVPEKWSPLDAVFLYFLPALPFHLDELFKTLSQRCSSGARVVISHPQGRQGLEQQRKEFSDVVVSDLPDDSTLRNVAKRHSFELTQFVDEQGLYLAVLKSSKQ, from the exons ATGCCCTACAAAAATTCTGGCtgctatcttcttcttcttctgcttcttcctcgATTTAGTACAGAAACTGTAATTTTATCAATGTCCTCCCTTTCGTTtccatcttcctcttcgtctGCCCTTTTACCTTCCCTGTTTGCTTTTGATTCTTCGCGTATTGTCTCATTGCAACCAAAGAAGCTAACTCGTCTTCAAAGTCACTTCTTTACTCCTAAACAACATGTTTCATTTCCACAGTCTAATGTCTCTGGTTACAGAgcgttttgtgtttcttcttcaacttccccACCAGAAGGAACAGTCTCAGTAGTCGATTTCCATGAGAAAGATTGGTCCTTTCTCGAATCTATGGAAACAGACTCCACTGAACATACCCAGAAGATCGAAAAGATCATAAAAGCTGGAGAAATATCAGAATCCTCGAGGGTTTTGGTTTCAATTAGCTCAGAGGCCTTCGTTGATCGTCTGGTGGAATCTTCTTCACCTACTCAGCTCTTGCTTATAGTCCATGACTCCCTTTTTACGTTAGCCTGTGTCAAAGAGAAGTACGACAAAGTCAAATGTTGGCAAGGGGAAATGATCTATGTCCCTGAAAAATGGTCTCCATTAGACGCTGTGTTTCTTTACTTCCTTCCAGCTTTGCCTTTCCACCTCGACGAGCTGTTCAAGACACTCTCTCAACGTTGTTCCTCAG GTGCACGAGTAGTAATCAGTCACCCGCAAGGTAGACAAGGCTTGGAGCagcaaaggaaagagttttCAGATGTGGTCGTCTCTGATTTACCTGATGATTCCACATTGAGGAATGTTGCCAAGAGGCATTCATTTGAGCTAACCCAGTTTGTTGATGAGCAAGGACTTTATCTTGCTGTTCTGAAATCCTCCAAACAATAG
- the LOC104782691 gene encoding putative E3 ubiquitin-protein ligase SINAT1 — translation MAPGGSALKEALESNSTGLDYEVKMAKVEANNKPAKSGSGSIGKFHSSNGVYELLECLVCTNLMYPPIYQCPNGHTLCSSCKLRVQNTCPTCRYELGNIRCLALEKVAESLEVPCRYQILGCHDIFPYYSKLKHEQHCRFRSYNCPYAGSECSVTGDIQTLVDHLKDDHKVDMHDGCTFNHRYVKANPHEVENATWMLTVFNCFGRQFCLHFEAFQLGMAPVYMAFLRFMGDENEAKKFSYSLEVGAHSRKLTWQGIPRSIRDSHRKVRDSQDGLIIPRNLALYFSGSDKEELKLRVTGRIWKEE, via the exons ATGGCTCCTGGTGGCAGTGCATTGAAAGAAGCCCTAGAATCTAACTCAACAGGCTTGGATTATGAGGTTAAGATGGCAAAGGTTGAGGCTAATAACAAACCAGCAAAATCAGGTAGTGGCTCCATTGGAAAATTCCACTCGAGCAATGGTGTATATGAGCTCCTTGAATGTCTGGTTTGTACAAATCTTATGTATCCTCCAATTTATCAG TGCCCAAATGGCCACACATTGTGTTCAAGCTGCAAACTGAGAGTGCAAAACACATGCCCTACATGCCGCTACGAGCTTGGTAACATAAGATGCTTGGCTCTTGAGAAGGTTGCGGAATCATTGGAAGTTCCATGCCGGTACCAAATTTTAGGGTGCCATGACATTTTCCCATACTACAGCAAGCTCAAGCACGAGCAGCATTGCAGGTTTCGATCCTACAACTGTCCTTACGCTGGTTCTGAGTGTTCAGTGACGGGTGATATTCAAACACTTGTTGACCACCTCAAAGATGATCATAAAGTTGATATGCATGATGGGTGCACATTCAACCATCGTTATGTGAAGGCAAATCCGCACGAGGTCGAGAATGCTACATGGATGCTTACG GTCTTCAACTGTTTCGGAAGACAGTTCTGCTTACACTTTGAGGCGTTTCAGCTCGGGATGGCACCAGTGTACATGGCGTTTCTACGGTTCATGGGAGACGAGAACGAGGCTAAGAAATTCAGTTACAGCTTGGAAGTTGGAGCTCACAGCCGTAAACTGACATGGCAAGGGATACCAAGAAGCATCCGAGACAGTCACAGGAAAGTCCGTGATAGTCAAGACGGACTCATCATTCCTAGAAACTTGGCTCTGTACTTCTCTGGCAGTGACAAAGAAGAACTCAAGTTGCGAGTCACTGGACGGATTTGGAAAGAAGAATAA
- the LOC104784350 gene encoding mitogen-activated protein kinase kinase kinase 1-like has protein sequence MELVKVLGKGTYGSVELFSYKRNDGSTSFTAVKIMDSQDYDSIDREFRILSELKGCPSIVQLYGKSLVQGTDCNGNKVYKMSMEYASAGTLTNFIERNRTKLSNSVIKDFTRMILQGLVSIHSHGYVHCDLKPDNLLLFPIYEKETWNCSYELKISDFGLTTRAGDESHCWRIDEPWVGTAIYMSPESVRDGTTVEKTLDLWSLGCIVLEMFTGERTWLGFDLEGVKSLLLDEMAPEIPETVPCDARQFLEKCFARKPEDRGTASELLLHPFLIGDNEKMGSSAAGERTGMVLRLRKPPPISKDIPTKPLKLKVISQKPQQFKKVSNKPRTVKILPPRPPVSNFVPVQ, from the coding sequence ATGGAATTGGTGAAAGTTTTGGGAAAAGGTACTTACGGCTCCGTTGAACTCTTCAGCTACAAACGAAACGACGGATCAACGTCTTTCACCGCAGTGAAGATCATGGACTCTCAAGACTACGATTCGATCGACCGAGAGTTTCGGATTCTTTCGGAACTCAAAGGATGTCCTAGTATCGTGCAGTTGTATGGGAAATCTCTGGTTCAAGGAACCGATTGCAATGGAAACAAAGTTTACAAGATGTCTATGGAATACGCATCTGCTGGTACTTTAACTAATTTCATcgaaagaaacagaacaaagttGTCTAATTCGGTTATTAAAGACTTCACTCGCATGATCCTACAAGGGTTGGTCTCCATTCATAGTCACGGTTATGTCCATTGTGATCTTAAACCGGATAATCTCCTTCTTTTCCCGATCTACGAGAAAGAAACGTGGAATTGTTCTTACGAACTGAAGATTTCGGATTTTGGATTGACGACAAGGGCCGGAGACGAATCTCATTGCTGGAGAATCGATGAACCGTGGGTGGGAACGGCTATCTACATGTCTCCGGAGTCTGTTCGCGATGGCACCACCgttgagaaaaccctagatttgtgGTCGCTTGGTTGCATAGTGTTGGAGATGTTTACCGGTGAGAGGACATGGTTAGGGTTTGACTTAGAGGGTGTTAAGTCTCTTCTCTTGGATGAGATGGCACCAGAGATCCCAGAGACTGTGCCGTGTGACGCAAGGCAGTTTTTGGAGAAGTGTTTCGCAAGAAAACCTGAGGATAGAGGAACAGCTTCGGAGTTGTTGTTGCATCCGTTTTTGATCGGAGATAATGAGAAGATGGGTTCTTCCGCCGCCGGAGAGAGGACGGGGATGGTGTTGAGGCTCAGAAAACCTCCGCCGATATCGAAAGATATTCCAACGAAGCCACTGAAGTTGAAGGTTATTTCACAAAAGCCCCAACAATTTAAGAAAGTCTCAAATAAACCCCGAACGGTGAAGATTCTTCCTCCGAGACCCCCAGTATCAAATTTTGTTCCTGTTCAGTAG
- the LOC104782689 gene encoding uncharacterized protein LOC104782689, translating to MNKDKCKTMPGLAQRNEHYSSRFWSDDFDGVSYDQLQKFWSELSPKAREELLRIDKQVLFEQARKNMCCSRCHRLLKEGFSQIVASGRAAQRKVLKDQTDGKSAASKRYTVAYQNPAIHRWGGLSTTREGSLTLQDCFLYAKSFKGLQTVFESAHARERERELLYPDACGGGGRVWLSQGIAGYGKGHGTRETCALHTTRLSCDTLVDFWSALEEESRLSLLRMKEEDFVERLNDRFNCKKFCRDCRRNVIREFKELKELKRMQREPRCTDWFCVADTAFQYQVDVDSVRADWSQYFTENAGYHQFEWAIGTGEGESDILEFKYVGNDRSAQVKGIDLRGLHECYITLRAFKKNGRSSEISVKAHALRGQQCVHSRLVVGDGFVSIKRGECIRMFFEHAEEAEEEEDEVMIDKDGNELDGECLRPQKHAKSPELAREFLLDAATVIFKEQVEKAFREGTARQNAHSIFVCLSSKLLEQRVHIACKEIVTLEKQEKLLEEEEKEKREEEERKERKRIKEREKKLRRKERLKEKEREKEQKNPKFSDKAILPNMSREEDGSPNLDEENNKTISCEESGVENGDVDLSSPGSLDDQDGECLDGCTSPRAETHYCDSTDREIIDREDQNGCFTQGNPRPVHHTARFWKEVQPDHSLRWSEKSRYTENDSFVSCSQARYCNDRSEMSSRHFNGSDKNLRVKASKSGGSPNSIRSHEEFQCSDDRTGERYGYNSCSCKPINGYREKVDSNISATRGMREPKAIFKSDSDLDVSKLNRANRYTQSNHRREIRSKMKNSQNASMMDPVNVRKVLDSVELKHPRNSSNSDISLLACSTFKSEETEDVSSVVKSADIVSLCKATDKLGNGNFSSSTEEDKKMEVHIIQKIDDLYSKDPMMSRTSSSDNCSSCPSEGDSNIASSNNGNSESSSMSDSEDASPQSEGRENIVDIRNDMPDCHEKMAEKVTEKSIDERDVLRIKNMSNLPADNKESKLAGTPFMVPSQNMENMVPSVNTGSYLPQPQNMMFPQMLNQSIPLSSVFQTPTTMGYYHQAPVSWSAAPANGLMQYPHPNHYVYTGPLGYSLNGESPLCVQYGTPLNHSAAPFFNSGPVPVFHPFAETTTMNTVDQAQTLEPSEHSYLKEADERKLKEMPVMKTPRSGGLQTEGDENFSLFHFGGPVALSTRSKSNPAHSKDGILGDFSLQFSGDHVFGDTTGNSKKEKENVVGEEYNLFATSNRLRFSIF from the exons ATGAACAAAGATAAGTGTAAAACGATGCCGGGTTTAGCACAGAGAAATGAGCATTACTCTTCTAGGTTTTGGTCTGACGATTTCGATGGAGTTAGCTACGATCAGTTGCAAAag TTCTGGAGTGAGCTGTCGCCGAAAGCTAGGGAGGAGCTCCTTAGGATTGATAAGCAGGTTTTGTTTGAGCAAGCTCGCAAGAATATGTGCTGTTCCAGATGCCACCGCCTGCTGAAGGAAGGTTTCTCGCAGATTGTTGCAAGTGGGAGGGCCGCTCAACGGAAAGTATTAAAAGATCAAACCGACGGTAAATCAGCTGCCAGTAAGAGATATACGGTTGCATACCAGAACCCTGCTATTCATCGCTGGGGAGGTCTCAGCACTACACGTGAGGGATCTCTCACACTTCAGGACTGCTTTTTGTATGCCAAATCTTTCAAAGGGCTTCAAACT GTGTTTGAAAGTGCCCATGCTCGAGAGAGGGAACGTGAGTTGCTTTATCCCGATGCTTGTGGTGGCGGAGGTCGGGTTTGGCTAAGTCAGGGGATTGCTGGTTATGGTAAAGGTCATGGAACTAGAGAAACATGTGCTTTGCATACCACCAGGCTCTCTTGTGATACATTAGTGGATTTTTGGTCTGCACTTGAAGAGGAAAGTCGATTGTCACTTTTGAGAATGAAAGAAGAGGATTTCGTGGAAAGACTAAATGACAG ATTCAACTGCAAAAAGTTTTGTAGAGACTGCAGAAGAAATGTTATTCGGGAATTTAAAGAACTTAAGGAACTTAAACGAATGCAGAGAGAACCAAGATGTACCGACTGGTTTTGTGTTGCCGATACAGCCTTTCAGTATCAG GTGGACGTTGATTCTGTCCGAGCAGATTGGAGTCAATATTTTACAGAGAATGCTGGATATCATCAATTCGAGTGGGCTATTGGAACTGGAGAAGGTGAATCTGATATCCTCGAGTTCAAATATGTTGGCAACGATCGGAGTGCCCAAGTCAAGGGCATAGATCTTCGTGGATTACACGAATGTTACATTACTCTTAgggcatttaaaaaaaatggccGCTCCTCCGAGATATCCGTCAAAGCCCATGCATTGAGAGGCCAACAATGCGTTCACTCCAGGCTTGTGGTTGGGGATGGCTTTGTTTCAATTAAAAGAGGGGAATGCATTCGAATGTTTTTTGAGCATGCTGAAGaggctgaggaagaagag GATGAAGTCATGATAGACAAAGATGGGAATGAGCTTGATGGTGAGTGCTTGCGTCCACAAAAGCATGCTAAGAGTCCAGAACTTGCTCGAGAGTTTCTTCTAGATGCTGCAACGGTTATTTTCAAGGAGCAG GTTGAAAAGGCATTTAGGGAAGGTACAGCCCGTCAAAATGCACACAGTATATTTGTCTGCCTTTCATCAAAACTATTAGAGCAACGTGTTCATATTGCCTGCAAGGAAATTGTCACCTTGGAGAAGCAG GAAAAACTtctagaggaagaagagaaagagaagcgtGAAGAAGAGGAGCGAAAAGAAAGGAAACGAATtaaagaaagggagaaaaaacTTCGTAGAAAGGAGAGGTTGAAGGAAAAAGAACGAGAAAAAGAGCAGAAGAATCCAAAATTTAGTGATAAAGCAATACTGCCAAATATGTCGAGGGAAGAAGATGGTTCTCCAAATCTTgatgaagaaaataacaaaaccataAGTTGCGAGGAGTCAGGAGTTGAAAATGGAGATGTAGATTTGTCTTCACCTGGATCTCTTGATGATCAAGATGGAGAGTGTTTGGATGGTTGCACTTCTCCAAGAGCTGAAACCCACTATTGTGATAGCACTGATAGGGAGATTATAGATCGTGAAGATCAAAACGGGTGCTTTACGCAAGGAAATCCAAGACCTGTTCATCATACAGCAAGATTCTGGAAAGAGGTTCAGCCTGATCATTCTTTGAGGTGGTCAGAAAAAAGCAGATATACAGAGAATGATTCTTTTGTCAGTTGTTCTCAGGCAAGGTACTGTAATGATAGATCAGAAATGTCTTCACGACACTTCAATGGGTCGGATAAAAATTTGAGAGTGAAAGCTTCGAAGTCTGGTGGTAGCCCAAATAGCATTAGGTCTCATGAGGAGTTCCAATGTTCAGACGACAGGACTGGTGAGAGATATGGTTACAATTCTTGCAGTTGCAAACCCATTAATGGTTACCGGGAAAAGGTAGATTCTAATATATCTGCAACCAGAGGCATGCGAGAACCCAAAGCAATCTTCAAATCAGACTCTGATCTGGATGTCTCCAAGCTTAACCGAGCCAATAGGTATACGCAGTCAAATCATCGACGAGAGATAAGAAGCAAAATGAAAAACAGTCAAAACGCTTCTATGATGGACCCAGTAAATGTGAGAAAAGTATTGGACTCCGTGGAGCTGAAGCATCCACGAAACAGCTCAAACTCTGACATATCTTTACTTGCATGTTCAACATTTAAGTCAGAAGAGACTGAAGATGTTAGCTCCGTTGTGAAGTCAGCTGACATAGTGTCTCTATGCAAGGCTACAGATAAGTTGGGTAATGGGAATTTTAGTAGTTCAACCgaggaagacaagaagatgGAAGTTCACATAATACAGAAGATTGATGACCTGTACTCAAAAGATCCTATGATGAGTAGAACCTCCAGTTCAGACAATTGCTCTTCATGTCCCAGTGAAGGAGATAGCAATATAGCTTCTTCAAACAACGGAAACAGTGAATCATCCTCAATGTCTGATTCCGAAGATGCCAGTCCGCAATCTGAAGGAAGGGAGAATATAGTGGATATTCGGAACGATATGCCTGACTGTCACGAGAAGATGGCAGAGAAAGTGACAGAGAAGAGTATTGATGAAAGAGACGTTTTAAGGATTAAGAATATGTCCAACCTTCCAGCTGACAACAAGGAGAGCAAATTAGCAGGAACTCCTTTTATGGTTCCCAGCCAAAACATGGAAAATATGGTACCAAGTGTTAATACTGGTTCCTATTTGCCCCAGCCACAAAACATGATGTTTCCCCAAATGCTTAACCAGAGTATACCATTGTCATCAGTCTTCCAGACTCCTACAACAATGGGCTACTATCATCAAGCTCCAGTCTCATGGTCTGCAGCTCCAGCCAACGGATTAATGCAATATCCTCATCCTAACCATTATGTATACACTGGTCCTCTTGGATACAGTCTGAATGGAGAGTCCCCTCTATGCGTGCAGTACGGGACCCCATTGAACCATTCAGCAGCCCCTTTCTTCAACTCCGGGCCAGTTCCAGTTTTCCATCCGTTTGCTGAAACCACCACAATGAACACTGTGGACCAAGCTCAAACTCTTGAGCCATCAGAGCACAGTTATCTGAAGGAAGCAGATGagaggaaattaaaagaaatgcCTGTGATGAAAACTCCAAGGAGCGGAGGTCTACAAACTGAGGGTGATGAAAACTTCTCCTTATTCCACTTCGGTGGCCCGGTTGCTCTATCAACAAGAAGTAAGTCGAATCCTGCTCATTCAAAAGATGGAATTTTAGGGGATTTCTCGTTGCAGTTCTCAGGAGATCATGTTTTTGGTGATACCACCGGCAATAgtaagaaggagaaagagaacgTAGTTGGTGAAGAGTACAACTTGTTTGCGACAAGTAACAGATTGAGGTTTTCTATCTTCTAA
- the LOC104782688 gene encoding uncharacterized protein LOC104782688 isoform X2: MGTREVYEEKLRRGNLDYDPTMNPGLGSARCPRCLSLLNPNSEKGEWMVTPVLHDAAAVAGSGIGGLLSAVHAFNTGIPYLQNRFPGSKRLSFLVGVPLLLVYSGVGAAFGGYALPKFAQLTVTSYYASSSASHYGISMLTRRIEEAHLSRTQKEEVN, encoded by the exons atggGAACGAGAGAAGTATACGAAGAGAAGCTTCGGCGTGGGAATCTTGATTATGATCCGACTATGAATCCTGGTCTTGGTTCAGCTCGATGTCCTCGTTGCCTTTCTCTCTTAAACCCTAATtca GAGAAAGGAGAGTGGATGGTTACTCCAGTTTTGCACGATGCTGCTGCAGTG GCTGGTTCTGGTATTGGTGGATTGCTTAGTGCCGTCCATGCTTTCAATACAG GGATCCCCTATCTTCAAAATCGGTTTCCAGGGTCAAAGCGGCTCTCTTTTCTTGTGGGG GTTCCATTGCTGCTAGTATATTCAGGTGTAGGAGCTGCGTTTGGAG GTTATGCACTTCCGAAGTTTGCACAGCTGACAGTCACCTCGTATTATGCATCTTCAAGTGCTTCACATTATGGAATTTCTATGCTCACCCGCCGTATCGAAGAAGCTCATCTCTCTCGAACTCAAAAAGAAGAGGTAAATTGA
- the LOC104782683 gene encoding putative F-box protein At5g52610, whose translation MVLTSAQRIKRMRLEEQPLELSRAEKTDTWKIVDVEFIFMEILSRVSAKSLSSFKTLSKHWCKSSGTKYFYELQLEKSRKNPSFIVCPIMEAAMKLYLRYAKNFKHSLLNTIDPSQRSQEDFMYMISSFNGLICCVNLFCDEDVESKFSDLQIWICNPCTRETLLLPQGSPSFDFVPSVGVAYGSDICDYRIFRIFCVGVGYYFCEVYSSRNGSWKNIGFVPRLPMRSGLRPFRTGHIFVGGKIYWLVSLDELGEILSVDLEGRFEVMNLPKYSDDLNDENKITEATHLLIFQGSLALVVLHPCQMDIWVWKDDGEKYSWDLVLAIDTPIRDEELVLSVTSLKNKLVCVNETHWRIYDVETKIWRKIRGPRTGFCNPAIFPFTESILPCNGGVGLTVEGT comes from the exons ATGGTCCTAACTAGTGCTCAGCGTATCAAGCGGATGAGATTAGAGGAACAGCCTCTCGAGCTATCTAGAGCAGAGAAAACAGATACATGGAAGATTGTGGATGTAGAGTTTATTTTTATGGAAATCCTATCTCGTGTCTCTGCCAAATCTCTCTCGTCTTTTAAGACACTTAGTAAGCATTGGTGTAAATCCAGTGGTACTAAATACTTTTATGAGCTGCAGTTAGAGAAATCAAGGAAGAATCCCTCGTTCATTGTCTGTCCTATTATGGAGGCAGCAATGAAGTTGTATTTGAGGTATGCAAAGAATTTTAAACATTCCCTCCTCAACACTATTGATCCATCTCAAAGAAGCCAAGAGGACTTCATGTACATGATTTCATCGTTTAACGGACTCATCTGCTGCGTGAATCTCTTTTGTGACGAAGACGTAGAAAGCAAGTTTTCTGATCTGCAGATATGGATATGCAACCCTTGTACGAGGGAGACTCTCCTTCTTCCCCAAGGGAGTCCATCATTTGACTTTGTGCCAAGTGTTGGGGTGGCCTATGGCTCTGACATCTGTGATTACAGAATTTTCCGAATATTCTGCGTTGGAGTGGGATATTATTTCTGTGAGGTGTATTCGTCTAGGAATGGTTCTTGGAAAAACATTGGCTTTGTGCCTCGTCTTCCTATGCGTTCTGGTCTTAGGCCGTTCAGAACTGGTCATATTTTTGTTGGAGGTAAAATATATTGGCTGGTATCTTTAGATGAGCTAGGTGAGATCCTCTCAGTGGATTTGGAAGGAAGATTTGAGGTTATGAACTTGCCTAagtattcagatgatctaaacGATGAAAACAAGATCACAGAGGCGACCCATCTGCTCATTTTTCAAGGATCTCTCGCATTGGTTGTACTACATCCATGCCAGATGGATATTTGGGTTTGGAAAGACGACGGTGAGAAATATAGTTGGGACCTTGTACTGGCGATTGATACTCCAATCAGAGATGAAGAACTGGTTTTATCTGTAACTTCATTAAAGAACAAGCTCGTATGTGTGAATGAGACACACTGGCGTATATATGATGTGGAGACTAAAATCTGGAGGAAGATAAGGGGCCCTCGTACTGGATTTTGCAATCCTGCTATTTTCCCATTCACCGAAAGCATTCTTCCAT GTAATGGTGGTGTAGGACTAACTGTAGAAGGAACATGA